The nucleotide window ATGCTGGGACCGTGGGCACCCAGGGCATAGGAGATGCGGTTGGCGATCAGGCTGCGGTGCAGTCCGGTCATGGCGTGGTGGTCGACGGCTCGCCCTTCCCGCCGCCGGTACAGGGTCGCGTAGTCGTCGCGGGCCGCTCCGACGAAGACGCCGAGTCCGGTGTCGCGCAAAGTGGCCGGGACGAGCCCCGCCCCTTCGAGCGCCTCCCAGCTCAGTTCGAGTACGAGCCGCTGCTGCGGGTCCATGGCGGCGGCTTCCCTGGGGGAGATGCCGAAGAAACCCGCGTCGAAGGTGTCGACCCGGTCGAGGAAGCCGCCCCAGCGGGCGCCCGCGGCCTCGCCGTCGGCTGACTCCTCCTCCGTGGACGGCGGGGTCTCCCGGTCCGCCGGCACGCGTGTGACCGCGGATGCCCCGTCGTCGAGCAGCTGCCAGAGTTCCTGCGGGCCCGAAGCCTTCGGAAGGCGGCAGGACAGGCCGATCACGGCTATCGGTTCGTCGCTCGCCGTTTCGAACTCGCTGTTCTGGGACCTACCCATCAAGCACACCCCACGGTTCACCGGAATGTGATTCACGTGTGTTGTCGGGCATGACGAACGAGGGTTCGTGGCCGGCCCGTCGACACAGCGGCGAATCAATCACTGACAGAGGAATGGGAAAAACGCCGACCGGGCAGCAGAAAGCAGCGCCGCGTAGGCGAAGAAACCTGCCGGGAGCACCTTTATGCAGGTGAAATTCCGTGACGGAACACCCTCATGCGGGCACCGTCACATACTTCCGGTACCTGAAATGGCAGGACAAGGGAGAACCACCGCACGGAGCGCGGCATTCGAGAATTCCCTGAAGGACATACGTGCTCTCACCTTCGTTCTGCCACCTGGGGCGGAGTCGCGACGTGTCGGACTGTAGTGCGGCGCGGTCGCTGTAGATCACCCCCAAGTGAGTAGTCTCCCGGGCGCTTTCCGGGAGGAGCGCTAATGGACATGCATTTCCAGCCAGGCACGCGAGGGGCCTCTTGGGAAGTACGGTCGAGTGACCCCGACCTGCATATGCCATCCGGCCCGGTCGGCCGAAAACAGCGGTTGCTTCCTGGGAGGTGGCGTACGGGTTCGACCTGATCCGGGGGTTTGCTCCTGCATCGGGATGGACCCCCCTAATGATGTTGTCAAGCCGTAGCCGTGACGGGGAGGTTGGCTTGGCAGCACTGTCCGTCACGAATGAGAGCCCACAGGACATTCACGCGCCGACGGGCCAGGGCGAGAGCAGGCCGCGGTGGTAGCGCCTGGGCCGGTGCAGGTTACCGCTGACGTTGCCCGAGTCCCGGGGGACCGGAGCGACTCCGGCGAGGCCGGCCAGGCGGTCGGCGGTGCCGTAGCGGCTCATGTCGCCGGCGGTGGCCGCGAGGAACTCGGCGGCCAGCAGCGGTCCGATGCCAGGCATGCTGGAGATCACTTCGGCGAGTTCGTGCCCTGGGAGCCCCGGTTGACGGCCGAGGCCCGGTTGACGGCCAGGCCGGGTATGTAGACGAGGTGCTGGCCGTGGTTGAGCAGCACGCTGATCCACAGGGCGGCCATGCCATCGGAGACGTCGACCGCCCAGACCACATCCTCATCAAGGGCGAGTACGTCGGCGAGCAGGGCCAACAGCTCCGGCTGGTCCGTACCCGCCCATCCAGTCGTTCGATGTGCTGTCCTCCCGGACGACCTCGCCGGCGCGGTCCTACTCAGCGATCCGCTCGAATGCGTTCGCAACTCTTAATCAGCAGCCGAGTCGTCGTGAGACACCGGGCGGCCAGGTGAGTGGAACCATCGAGAGCAACCGCATAGAAGCCATACCCAGCGTCTCTGGGTCTCCGGACCTTACGTTGGCCCGTCCAACCCACGAACAAGGTAGGACCGCATAGCATCAAAACGAGATCACCGAGTGGCCGTCGCATACCCGACGGACTGTCAGGAAAAATAAAAGCGAGGACATTTGCCTCTACTGCGGCGCAGCAAGAGAATTAAGCTGTGCTCACTGGTCGCCGAACATAGGTATGACCACAGACAAGAATGGTGGATCCCCCATGAAAGCCAGCCACCGCTCCCGGCCGAGTCACCTCCTGCCACCCTCCCGCCCGGCGAAGACGGACGCGTTTCCTCAGGAGCCAACGGCCCGCCTGTAGCGTCGTAACTCGTCCCCCTACGGGGCTACACGGCCGAAAATTTCGACATCTTCTCGCCCCTCCCCCTCCCCCCAACCCTCACCCCCACACAGCAGCCGCACGGAACCCCCGCTCGCCGGAACGCCGCTGACCATGAGCTGGATCTCCGCTCGGCTGACCGCACCGCTCCAGCGCGCAGAAAACACCGGCGACACGTGTCCATCCGTTGGTTCCCCCTCGGTTTCGCTCTGGAACGGCAGGAGTGCCAGTGATGCTTTTTTCACCTGACCCTTTGCGCATGCAGTACGGCATCGATTCCACAGATTCCTCGTGTGCCGCATGCCGGCTCGTCAGCAGGTCGATGTCGTTCTGGACGCACAGTCGGCTGCTGCACGCCGTGGAGTTGGCCGAGGAGGCCGTGCGGGCGGCGGCCGACCGTCCGTCGTGCGTGTGCCACGCGCACTCCCGGCTGTGGCTGGCCACGGCGCTGACCCACCTCCGCGACCTCGACCGGGCCGAGCGGATCCTCCGCCCCGAGACCCCGGACGCCGCCCTGGACGCCTTCGACGGGTCGGCGGAGACGGCCGCCCGAGCGGACCTCGCCCGGTCGTTCCTCGCGTTCACGGCCGGGGACGTCGACGCATCCGCGCGGCTGGGTGAGCAAGGCCTGGCGGCGGCCGGGCGATCCGGGCCCTGGCAGACCCTGGGCCGGCTCGTCCTGGCGGGGTGCGCCTTGCGGCGCGCCGACATGAAGACCGCCCTGGCGAACACGCAGCGGATCGCCGAGGACGCACTCATGGCCTCCGCCAACCCGCTGGCGGGGCAGTGCGCGTGGATGTCCCTCCAGGTCCGTGAGGCGCACGGCGGGAGCGAGGCGGTGGTGCCCTTCATCGAGCAGCTCGTCGCCCTTGGGCCGACCAGCCGGGAAGTGCTCGGCTCACAACCGGCCGCCGCGCCCTGGTTCGTACGGCTGGCCCTGAAGGCCGGCGACCAGACCGTCGCCCGGCAGGCCTCGCTGGCGGCAAGGCAACTCGCGGTGCTCAACCCGGAGTTCCGCTCGCTGGCCGCCGCCGCCCTGCACACCAAGGGGCTGATCGAGCAGGACCTGGACGCTCTGTGGCGGGCCGCGGAGACGCATGCCGACCTCTGGGCGCGGGCCTCGGCCCTGGAGGACCTCGGAACGCACCTGTCCGGACAGCACCTCCGGCGGGACCGGGCGGTCGAGATCCTGGAGCTCAGCAGCGACACCTATCTGGCAGCCGGTGCCACCCGTGATCTGTCACGGGTGAAGAGCAGATTGCGGAACCTTGGTGTCCGGCACCACATATCCCGTTGGTCCAATGTGTCCAGGGACCAGGTGGGGCGGCTGACCGAGACCGAGTCCGCGGTCGCGCAGCTGGTGGTCCAGGGGATGACCAACAGCCAGGTCGCCGCTCAGCTCTTCCTCTCCCACCACACGGTGGCCTTCCATCTGAAGAAGATCTTCCGCAAGTTGGACGTGGCGTCGCGGGTCGAACTGGCCCGGACCTGGAGCACCCCGGTGGGCGACGTCCGCCCGAAGGTGTCCCGGGCCCGCTCGTCGGCCTGAGCCGGGTGCCCGGCGAAGAGCTATCAGGTCTGGGGATGCCTCGGCGGATCGCCGCTCCCTACGCTGACCGTGTCCTGTGTCCATAAGACTTCCCCGAAAGGAATTCGCCCCATGGTGCGACTGTCGGCACATTCCGAAGAGTGGATACGCCGCAATCACCCGGACCCGGCAGGAAAGGTGCGCCTCGTGTGCCTCCCACACGCTGGCGGGTCGGCGAGCTTCTTCTTCTCGATGTCCACGAAACTCTCCCCAGGGATCGACGTGTTGGCCGTCCAGTATCCCGGGCGCCAGGACCGGCGTCACGAGGCGTGCATCGACAACATTCCGGAACTGGCCGACCAGATATTCACGGCGCTTCGCCCCCTCGACGACCTGCCCCTCGCATTGTTCGGCCACAGCATGGGTGCGGTACTGGCGTACGAGGTGGCGTTGAGAATGGAACGCGCCGGACTGCCATCCCCGGTAAGGCTCTTCGCCTCCGGACGGCGCGCCCCTTCCCGCTATCGCGACGAACGGGTCCACGAGAAGTCCGACGCGGAAGTCGCGGCCGAACTGCGGACCTTGGGCGGAATCAGCCCGGAATTGCTCGCCGATCCCGAGATCATCGCGATGATCATGCCGGCCGTCCGGGGCGACTACCGCGCCGTCGAGACGTACCGGCACGATCCCGACGGGCGGCTGACCTGCCCGGTGACGG belongs to Streptomyces graminofaciens and includes:
- a CDS encoding helix-turn-helix transcriptional regulator, whose amino-acid sequence is MQYGIDSTDSSCAACRLVSRSMSFWTHSRLLHAVELAEEAVRAAADRPSCVCHAHSRLWLATALTHLRDLDRAERILRPETPDAALDAFDGSAETAARADLARSFLAFTAGDVDASARLGEQGLAAAGRSGPWQTLGRLVLAGCALRRADMKTALANTQRIAEDALMASANPLAGQCAWMSLQVREAHGGSEAVVPFIEQLVALGPTSREVLGSQPAAAPWFVRLALKAGDQTVARQASLAARQLAVLNPEFRSLAAAALHTKGLIEQDLDALWRAAETHADLWARASALEDLGTHLSGQHLRRDRAVEILELSSDTYLAAGATRDLSRVKSRLRNLGVRHHISRWSNVSRDQVGRLTETESAVAQLVVQGMTNSQVAAQLFLSHHTVAFHLKKIFRKLDVASRVELARTWSTPVGDVRPKVSRARSSA
- a CDS encoding thioesterase II family protein — its product is MVRLSAHSEEWIRRNHPDPAGKVRLVCLPHAGGSASFFFSMSTKLSPGIDVLAVQYPGRQDRRHEACIDNIPELADQIFTALRPLDDLPLALFGHSMGAVLAYEVALRMERAGLPSPVRLFASGRRAPSRYRDERVHEKSDAEVAAELRTLGGISPELLADPEIIAMIMPAVRGDYRAVETYRHDPDGRLTCPVTVLTGDADPRVSIEEAQAWREHTTGPTDLHVLPGGHFFLVDHSEKVVELLTRTLNG
- a CDS encoding IS110 family transposase; translated protein: MRTHSSGSLSRTAPARSSGRTAHRTTGWAGTDQPELLALLADVLALDEDVVWAVDVSDGMAALWISVLLNHGQHLVYIPGLAVNRASAVNRGSQGTNSPK